AAACTCTTAGAGATTCATTAACAGCGGAGTGTCATTGCCACTTTTCGAGTGTTCCCACTCTAAGGTGCATCCTCAGTGATGCCCGCTACCTCCACCGGACCTCTCAAGCAGAGTGTGAGGAGAATCCCATCCCTTATCGAACGGGAGGTCCGGCCTAAACCCATATCCGGCAAGCCTGCAGTGGGATGCACTCGCCGCATATCGTCTTATCCATTGACACTTGGAGCCATCCGATCCCCCTCCTCCTCGGGGGTAATAGAGGAGGATCACCTCTCACGGAGGAGCATGACACTCTCACAGGACATCATAGAGATCACGACCCCCGGCAGGGTGTACTGTCCTGCCGAGGTAGCCGAGAGGTTAGGTGTCGAGAGGGTCAGCAACGTGAAGAAGCAGATGGATTCTCTATGCGAATACCACTACTTCGAAAGATGGAAGAAGCCCAAGAGATGGCTCGGACACGAGGTCTATGCCTATCTCAGGCTGCCATGACCGTCATTCTATGACCGGGAAGGACACCCGTAATAACCGAATATCATTCCTTGGTACGGATCCCTGTCGGCCGGGAGATAGACCGACACTTTTCAAGCACGGCATAATAAAACCGCTTCGTAATGTTAGAATCACCTTAACGGAGGGTAACCCGTGGCAGTCGACAAGAAGGTACGCGCAGAGATACTGATGAAGCTCTATGCAGGTGTACCTGTGAGCAAGATCCTCAAGGAATACGATGTGAAGAAGTCCGCAGTCTATCAGTGGAAGAAGAAGGTGGACGAGGATTTAGCCGAGAGAAAGGCAGAGAAGAAAATGGAATCGATGAACGGAAATTTCCAAGAAAATCGGAATTTTCCACGGAATGACGAGTCCATAGCATTCCCGCCCATATCGCACATCGATCTTGATAATCTGTCGGATCATGCACTGAGAGGCCTATGGGACGGACTCACCCGCATCAAGGACGGTTTGGATAGAGTCCGTTTCGTGGATGGCGATGCCACAAGGGAATCCCTGACCATATCGTACCTCAAGGAGTACCGCCAATACATTGCACTCGTAGGCAAATGGGGAGGACTTGACGATAAGGTCGATTCCGACAACCCGATATTGACTGCATTCACGGAAGCATTGAAGAAGACAAGGACAGGCGAGGACGATGAGTGACACTTTGATTATGCCCCCGAGCCATGTCCTCGACTGGATAACCTGCGAGGACAAGCTCCAGTTCTGGGAGGGCCCTGTCAGATGCGGAAAGACGCAGGCATCCATCCTCGCACTCCTATATCACATTGAGAACAACCCTACATGGAAGCAGGGCATACTCTCGGGGAATACCACGAAATCAGCGAAGAACAATGTGGTCAAGACCGCCATGGGACTGCTCGATCTCGCCCCTAAAGCTAAGTTCAAGCAGCACGAAGGCGAAATCATCATCCCCACCAAGCACGGTCCCGTCAGGGTCGTTCTGTTCGGTGCGGACGATTCCGATTCGGATGATTCCCTCAGAGGATTCACGGCGGATTTCTGGGTGGCTGATGAGATCACCAAGCATCACGAGAACTTCATCAAGGAGGCCCTTGCCCGTATCTCCGCCTCAGAGCATCCTTGGGTGCTGTGGACATCCAATCCCGAGAATCCCCGGAACAGGATCTACACCGAGTACACCGACAGATTCCTCAACATGTCCGCTGAGGAGAAGGAGGAGTTCGGGGGTTATTCGGAGAGGCACTTCAAACTGACGGACAATCCCATCATGACTCCCGAGAAGATCCGCGCATTGGAGCTCACATACACGGGGGCGGAATATCGCAGGAAGGTCTTAGGGGAGAGATGCGTGGCGGAGGGGCTCGTTTATCCATTCTTCGGGGAAGAGTGCATCAAGAGTCCTCCCGAGACCGCTACGGTCCGTTGGGCAGCCATCGACTTCGGTACGGTCCATCCTACTGCGATGGGCTGGTACGCATACGACAAGCCCACCAAAACATATTACAAGGTTAAGGAATGGAGGGCCACACCTGAACAGGCCTCCAAGATGACCACTTCAGAGTATATGGATGTCTTCGAGAAGATAACCGAGGAGCTCGGCGGGATCTCGAAGATGAATCTTACGATAGATTATGGGGGAGGCGGAGAGGCACTCGTCAGAGAAGCTGAGCGCAGACACTGGATGCCGCAA
The nucleotide sequence above comes from Methanomassiliicoccales archaeon LGM-RCC1. Encoded proteins:
- a CDS encoding helix-turn-helix domain containing protein — translated: MAVDKKVRAEILMKLYAGVPVSKILKEYDVKKSAVYQWKKKVDEDLAERKAEKKMESMNGNFQENRNFPRNDESIAFPPISHIDLDNLSDHALRGLWDGLTRIKDGLDRVRFVDGDATRESLTISYLKEYRQYIALVGKWGGLDDKVDSDNPILTAFTEALKKTRTGEDDE
- a CDS encoding terminase family protein, whose protein sequence is MSDTLIMPPSHVLDWITCEDKLQFWEGPVRCGKTQASILALLYHIENNPTWKQGILSGNTTKSAKNNVVKTAMGLLDLAPKAKFKQHEGEIIIPTKHGPVRVVLFGADDSDSDDSLRGFTADFWVADEITKHHENFIKEALARISASEHPWVLWTSNPENPRNRIYTEYTDRFLNMSAEEKEEFGGYSERHFKLTDNPIMTPEKIRALELTYTGAEYRRKVLGERCVAEGLVYPFFGEECIKSPPETATVRWAAIDFGTVHPTAMGWYAYDKPTKTYYKVKEWRATPEQASKMTTSEYMDVFEKITEELGGISKMNLTIDYGGGGEALVREAERRHWMPQTPDKKVLDGISATARLLKTHVLYISPECPLTIEELYLYHWDQKASERGEDKVVKEHDDLADETRYAASTFIEPRLRR